From a single Rosa rugosa chromosome 7, drRosRugo1.1, whole genome shotgun sequence genomic region:
- the LOC133723186 gene encoding uncharacterized protein LOC133723186 yields the protein MAPQATTAANNNVGRRLTQDEYQERRARNQCFFCDETFRPGHNSRRGQAMIIEVLQEELELTGPTINESPEDTQSNEDQEEPVIQLQVMGGENNSDTMQLKGVCNRKVVHVLIDTGASHNFIQPTVIKNSKATIIDITPLKVRLASGAIMQTRGQVKMEMQVQKFLFSANFYILPISGCEVVLGATWLKTLGDITWNFDTMRMQFHSNQVKYVLQGETKTHADMVSCKSMTRLLRKEKEVVLVQLCPVAITKACEVVHPEIQGLIDQYAIIFQPPTTLPPARPNDHRIELLPNTPAVNVRPYRYPHFQKSEIEKIVQELLANVVDELIDEVHGATIYTKLDLRSGYHQIRMDEHDISKTVFRTHTGYYEFLVMPFGLTNAPSTFQSVMNDVLRDYLRKFVVVFFDDILVYSSSQEQHLSHLKLVFERLQQNSLKVKQSKCSFGVSQVEYLGHIISAEGVAVDPAKIECIKDWPKPNTLKGLRGFLGLAGYYRKYVRHFGMIAKPLTDMLKKDGFKWSVESERAFEALKEAMISTPMLAIPDFSKELTVECDASDKGIGVVLSQEGHPIAFLNKALAPKHSILSIYDKEMLAVVFAVNHWRPYLLGHHFKIYTDHRTIEHCLKQRITTPAQQKWLLKLMGYDYSIQYKAGKNNVAPDALSRKSELCVLTGISRPVHNFVDGIKQACLLQPNSIPEKAWSDISMDFIDGLPNSEAKLFVQEIFRLHGMPEHIISDRDPAFLSLFWESFFKLQGTRLDKSSAYHPQSDGQTENLNRTLEQYLRCVVSEKPTTWVQALPWAEWWYNSAYHSAIQMTPFQALYGYEPPFVIPYLPGST from the exons ATGGCTCCACAGGCAACAACTGCTGCTAATAACAATGTCGGTAGGAGATTGACTCAGGATGAGTATCAAGAAAGAAGAGCAAGAAACCAATGTTTCTTTTGTGATGAGACATTCAGGCCAGGGCATAATTCTAGAAGAGGTCAAGCAATGATCATTGAAGTGTTGCAGGAAGAATTAGAATTGACAGGCCCTACAATTAATGAGTCACCAGAGGATACTCAgtccaatgaagatcaagaagaaCCTGTGATACAGTTGCAGGTCATGGGAGGGGAAAATAACTCTGACACAATGCAATTGAAGGGAGTTTGTAACAGGAAGGTTGTGCATGTTCTTATTGACACTGGTGCTTCACACAATTTCATTCAACCTACTGTTATTAAAAATTCAAAGGCCACAATCATTGACATTACACCTTTGAAAGTAAGGTTGGCTAGTGGGGCCATAATGCAAACAAGAGGGCAGGTAAAAATGGAAATGCAAGTCCAGAAATTCTTATTTTCTGCTAACTTCTATATTTTACCTATTTCAGGTTGTGAAGTGGTTTTAGGTGCCACTTGGCTTAAGACACTAGGGGACATAACTTGGAATTTTGACACTATGAGGATGCAGTTTCATAGCAACCAAGTCAAATATGTGCTACAGGGAGAAACCAAAACTCATGCTGACATGGTGAGTTGTAAGTCCATGACTCGACTTttgagaaaggaaaaagaggttGTCCTGGTACAATTATGTCCTGTTGCTATCACTAAAGCATGTGAAGTGGTTCATCCAGAAATTCAAGGTCTAATCGATCAGTATGCCATAATTTTCCAACCTCCCACCACCTTGCCCCCAGCCAGGCCTAATGACCATAGGATCGAGTTGTTACCTAACACTCCTGCTGTCAATGTCAGACCCTACAGGTATCCCCATTttcaaaaatcagaaattgagaaaattgtacAAGAATTACTTGCGAATG TGGTAGATGAATTAATTGATGAGGTTCATGGAGCCACCATCTATACCAAATTGGACCTCAGGTCAGGTTATCACCAAATCAGAATGGATGAGCACGATATCAGTAAAACCGTTTTCAGGACACATACTGGATATTATGAATTTCTGGTTATGCCCTTTGGCTTGACAAATGCTCCTTCCACATTTCAATCAGTCATGAATGATGTTCTAAGGgattatttgaggaagtttgtAGTGGTATTCTTTGATGATATACTTGTCTACAGTTCTTCACAAGAGCAACACTTATCTCACTTGAAACTGGTGTTTGAAAGGCTGCAACAAAATTCCTTGAAGGTGAAGCAAAGCAAATGCAGCTTTGGGGTGTCTCAAGTAGAATATTTAGGCCATATTATAAGTGCTGAGGGGGTAGCTGTGGATCCAGCTAAGATTGAATGTATTAAGGACTGGCCTAAACCCAACACATTAAAGGGATTGAGGGGTTTTTTAGGGTTGGCTGGTTACTATAGAAAATATGTGCGGCACTTCGGAATGATAGCTAAGCCTTTAACTGACATGCTTAAAAAGGATGGTTTCAAATGGAGTGTGGAATCTGAAAGAGCATTTGAGGCTCTTAAGGAGGCCATGATCTCTACGCCGATGTTGGCTATACCAGATTTCTCCAAAGAATTAACAGTGGAATGTGATGCATCAGATAAGGGCATTGGTGTTGTGTTATCCCAAGAAGGACACCCCATTGCTTTCCTCAATAAGGCTCTAGCACCAAAGCATTCAATTTTGTCAATTTATGATAAAGAGATGCTGGCTGTGGTTTTTGCTGTGAACCATTGGAGGCCATACTTGTTGGGACATCACTTCAAAATCTACACAGACCACAGAACCATTGAACATTGCCTCAAGCAGAGAATCACTACACCAGCTCAACAAAAATGGCTACTAAAGCTTATGGGGTATGACTACTCAATTCAATACAAAGCTGGGAAGAATAATGTAGCTCCAGATGCTTTGTCAAGGAAGTCTGAATTGTGTGTTCTCACTGGAATATCCAGACCAGTACACAACTTCGTTGATGGAATTAAGCAGGCCT GCCTCCTACAACCTAATTCAATTCCTGAGAAAGCTTGGTCAGATATTTCTATGGATTTCATTGATGGACTCCCCAACTCTGAAG CTAAGTTgtttgttcaggagatctttaGGTTGCATGGAATGCCAGAACATATCATATCTGATAGGGACCCCGCATTCCTCAGTCTTTTTTGGGAATCTTTCTTCAAATTGCAAGGGACAAGGCTTGACAAGTCCTCTGCTTATCACCCCCAAAGTGATGGGCAAACTGAGAACTTAAATAGGACACTTGAACAATATCTAAGATGTGTTGTGAGTGAGAAACCAACTACATGGGTGCAGGCTTTACCTTGGGCTGAATGGTGGTATAACTCAGCTTATCATTCTGCAATCCAGATGACACCATTTCAGGCTCTCTATGGTTATGAACCACCTTTTGTGATACCTTACTTACCAGGCTCCACCTAA